The following is a genomic window from Desulfosoma caldarium.
GCTGGTCACGACTACTGTAGAAGAAGTTCAGAAGGCGCCAGCGCAAATCCTCCCGACTGAGATCGTGCTGCTGTACGCTGTGGAAAAGAAATACCTCATCTCGCGCCCGGCTCATGGCCACGTTGAAGCGCCTTTGGTCGGGAAGCCCCGTGAGGGCCCTGAAACGGTAATTGGGTGCAACGACAAGCGATAAAAAGATCACATCCCGCTGGTCGCCCTGAAAGGTAGCAGGGACTCCGCATCGGAGTTTCCTCTCTTTACGAACTTTAGGCTCGAGCACCTCGGCCAGTTTCTTTTCGATGAGCTCCGCTTGAGCATGCCCTTGAAGGACGATGACTCCCATCGTCTTGCCTTCGTAGGCCTCGCTGTCGAGGCACTCCAGGATCTTCTCAACAATGGCTTCCCCCTCAGCGCGGTTGATGATCCGCTGGCCACTTCCTTCGCAGGCCCCTTGGGGCACAAACAACGCCTCAAGAGGTGGCAGCCTCTTCGGGGGAGGCTGGCGCAATGGGATCAGAGGGGCGTCTGTGTAACACAAATCATTGCTGAAACGAATAATCTCGGGCACGCAGCGGAAATGCTCGCGAAGCGAGATCACGTTGCCGAAAGCTCGTTCGGCGTGGTCATAGAGGCTTGTGTCGGGCCGAAATTCGTCGCGGAATTGAAACTCCCGAAGATGATCACGGGCTAGACGCGCAATGTCCTCTTCGGAGACGCCCACCGCCTCGGGACTATTCTGCTTATCGTCGCCAACAACAATGATGCGCTTTGCCAAAAGAAGCAGAGCCAGTGCCTCAATACCGGCCTGTGATGCCTCATCGACGATGACGGTGTCGAAGACTCCCGGTATTGAGTCCGTCGTTTCCCAGAGCTTATGCAGGGGCATGATCCAGGCCGGTATCCCTGGGATGCATGCCCTCAGATACTGGCGCGCTGATGTCCGGTGCCGATAGGCATATTTGCCCGTTCCTTTTCCGATGCGCGCAACCGCCCTCGTCCAGCTCGTAAGATTTTGTCTCGTTTGCTCGTCCAGCCTCACGAAAAACGCCCGCCAAGCTTTGAGCGCCGCCAGCTCTTCGATTTTCTTCTCGATTTTGCCTTGCAACCGCTGCCTTTTCTCGGCGAGGTCCTTGTAGTGCTCCGGATCTGTTACCTTGCCAAGCCAAGCTCTCGCAGCGGCCCAAGCCCATGCCTGTCCTAGCTGATGCAGGCGATTTTTCCACTCGGGTTGGCCTTGATTCGCTTGGATAAGGTCGACAAGCTCGGGGCACGTCTCTCGGAGGTTGTCGAGGAGCTGCTGATAATCCCGAAAGCGTTTCTTCTCCGTTTTGAGAGCCTCTCGTGTTTTCCACGCGGCGCTCCACCTCGCCGGGTCACGATTCTCGATGGCGTGGGTGAGCTCTGCCATGCAGGGGTGAGCACAGGACTGTGAAAGGCCTCGGATTGCACTGAGCCATGCTTCAAGCGGCGCACGTGCCTGATGTGCCTGGCGTAAAGCCTGTTCAGCTTCGATCAAGCGGCGCCATGTTGCGCGCTTACCGCGTTCTAAGAGGGTTACTCTCTTCTCGATGGGAACGACATCCAGAGCCGCGCGGTCGCAGGTTCTGAAGAGCTCCAAGAGCTGGCAGAGTGCTTTAACCAGGTCAGAAACCTCACCCGCCGCACGCCTAGGGTCGTCGGGTCCAGGGTCTGAAGCTGTGGGCCATACTGCATAAAACCGCTGAACGAGATCCCTTAATTCGAGGAATGCGAGCAGCATCTCGAGCGACTTGTCCTCGCGAGGTGCCTCTCCGCTAACTCGGCAAAGTTCTTCGATGTAGCGAGTGTTGCGCACGACGCGAGGAGCAAGAACGCCCCAACCTCGCCAGCCACCATTCCTAAAGTGCTCTAGGCGTCGCCGGGTATCCGCCAACAGCTTCCCATTATCGATGTGGGAGGGTATGTCAATTTTCCCGGTGCCTGCGCGATCGCGTGCTACCAGCATCTCTTTAACGAGGTTGGCAGCTTCGCGTCCGAGCCGATCCCAACGGGCATCTTGACCAACGAGCAAGTCTTTTAGGATTTCGCTTGTCAGGTTACCGAGTGTGTAACTGGCTCGTGTCGCCTGTTCTTCGAGTTGATTTAGAAATCTCCTGCAGGCCTCCAAGTTCGCTTCAGAAAACTGCTGAAATGCCCCCAATTGCTCTTCAGCCAGTCCAACGCGCTTGGATTTGGCTTCACTTTCCGCAGCGTTCAGTTTTTCGATCGCTTTCTCGAAATCACGAGGATCGGGAAGAGAGAAAGTCCCGATATCCAGGCGAAGCTCGTTCAAGCGCTCTTCGGTCAACGTGACATGAACGTCGGCAAGGAGCGCGATCTCTTCGGCCTGCAGAGGGCAGCGGCTGTGACCATCAACCAATTGTGGAAACCAGCCGTATGTCTCCGCTTCTTTCTCCAGCCGCCTGGCAATCTGGGCCGCAGTCCCGCTGTAGTCGCCGGGTAGCGTGTGCAAGTGGGTTTCAGCCTCGAGGAACTCGCGCAGTTGCCGGTCAACTTTAGCGCTCTCGCCCTCCAGTTGCCCCAGTTCCCTCTCTAATCGTTCGATTTGGCGCTGAGCCCACTCCTCACCCTTCCATTCATTCTTCCGCGCAAGGATGTCTCGCACGTTATTTTCCAGGAGACGATGCTGGTCGCGGCTCGATCCAAAAGCAGGAACACAGAGATAACGGATCTCTTCAGGCAAAAGATCCCACAGCACCGTCAATGCCTTTGGCGCATGGGCCGTGACAAGGACACGTTCACCTGTGGCCAGGAGATGGCAGATCAGATTGGCAATGGTGTGACTTTTCCCAGTTCCGGGTGGCCCCTTGACGAGCACATAGGGCTTGGTCCTAAGGCGTTCGGCAATCCGTCGCTGCTCGTCGTTTGTCGGGAGAGGGAAATAGAGCCGAGCGTCTGCATCGTCAAACCCAAAATTGGCGTCGGGTTCTCTGTCGGCAAGATCGCTCGATCGTCCCCCTTCACCAACAAAGCGCTTCCACGGTGCCGTCGTGGAAGGCACCGACTTGCCCTGGAAATTCTTCAAAAAACGGCTGATTAGTTCTTCATACGCCGTGGGGCGCCGCTCGCGGAGGACGAATGCAGGTGCATAGATAATTCGAAATGTATCATCCGCCCGTTCAAGGGGCTCCCACGCGTCATCGATGACCTCAGCATCTGCGCTTTTCTTGTTGGCAATGATACGTAGAATCTGCGCGATGCTTGCCTTGTCCCAGGCCCGAACGTCAAGCTCCTTCAACCGATTTTCAAGATCGGTCCCGTCCAGACGGGGCCGGTCTTGGAGTTCCAACATATCCAGTTCAATACGAAACTTCTCAAATGAGGCAGCCGGACCTACTGTAAGGACGCCTTGGGCCGCATCGAGACTAATTTCAGCAGGAGCCGTGAGAAGGTGGCGTTTGACGGTTGAGCCGGTCGAATCGCGCCACTGGAGGAGTCCTACCGACAGCAGCAGCTCGTAGCGCTCCTCGGCTTCCTCGATCCTCCGGCGCATGAAGTCTATGTCTTCGTAGATGCGCTGGACCTCCCGCCAACGGCGCATTTCTTCGGCCCATGGCTGCCATTCCTTCAGGAGATATTCGAGCCAGGCATCCTGTACCTCAGGGTGATCCTCGAGGCGCCGGACCTCTGGAACTTTCTCAGTCAATCTGCGGCGATCTTCGGCGGGTGCATTGGGATCTAAGCTCCCTTTTTCGTCGAGGACGGTGATCTGCGGATTAAGACAGTCAAGAAGGTTCTCCGAGCTCCTATCCAGGTAGTCCTCCGGGCTGTTCTGAAATTTCTGGGGAACCCAGTCCCTAAGCACTATAGGCAGCGATGGAAACGCCGGCTTGGGCTTCTTTTGAACTTGGAGCCACAACTCGGGGACATCCTCCGGCTTGTCTGCGATAAATGCCGACCTGCATGCATCCTTCCACGATTGAGGCAGGTCGCGAGGAAGGTCAGCGAGCCACAGGAGCTTGTCGCCGTTGCCGTAAGCCGTAACACGCTTCCGGCGAAGGGTAGCTGTCTCCCTCAGGAACTCAAGAAGAGCGACCGACTTTGCTTCCGTGTTTGCCAGGTCCAACATGCTATCCTCTCATGCTGTCTAACCGCACCGAGATCGGCCGCGCCGCCGCAGCCGGCGTAGGCTGGAGCGAGCCGTTAACCTCGCCAGCTCCAAAATCGTCCGAATCCACAATTTCAGGTGTGGTAGACGCTCTTTATCGTCCCCCATAGCAGTTAGTCATCTACGCCTAAGCAGAAACCGGTTCATCGATCTCTCATCGACGCGCCGTCTTTCCAAGTGACACAAGTGATTTTTGACGCCTTTCCGATGAAATTTGTTTGGCGAATCTCTAATGATCTCACACTATCTGAGAGGAGCAGTGAGCGATTTGTTGTCAACTTAGAACGCCTCAAACACCACTCCCGCCAGCAACGCTTCAAGGCTCTAAGCCGCAATCAAATTAACTTTTGAACCTAACTCGTGATCTCTCATACGGGAATGGCTTCACCAACTGTAACGAATTCTACTTCTGGGCGCAAGGCTCTCTAGGGTACTTCGTCTACTCTTGGTTGAAACACTCGTTCCAAGCGTGAAGCCTATCTAATCAGATTAAATAGCCCGACATCCTCTTCGAATACTACCAAAACATCTGGATCGCTGGATTGAATTCATTCCCCGCGAACCCAAGGCCCAAAGACCTAACCTCTTCTGACATTTTAACCTAAAGGTAATTCAGGCTTGAGTGTCTTAAGGGTCGTTAGATAGCGCTCTACAAACATCAAGTTTATCATGTGTACACCTCCCTATCTCAGTGGGAAGCAGGCTAACAATGGTTACATGATTACCCCATAATACCTTTTCACGACGGAGGACGTGACGATAAAGGAAAAGCAAGAAGAACCTCCCCCTTTCGCTTTCGTGCGCGCCTTTTTTCATCACGGACGTTTCTGTAATAGAGGGTCGATCGACCCATCTTCAGGTATTGCGCCGCTTCAATGACTGTCGGCCACTTAGTTGCCATCCATCGCCGATTCAAGCCCGTGCACGGGTCGGTGAAGGTACATCGATTAGGACGGGTTATTGTCTCACGTTCTTGCTTTAAAAAGAACGGCTTTGTCAAGCCTGGGTTCTGGATTTTGCGCAGGCCCCGGGGTGATTATTCGGTGGACACCTTGCGACGGTCTTGGGCGACCATCCAAAGCACCGGGCTCATGGGCTGATTGTGGGGTTCAGTCAAGGGCAGGGGCCGACCCTCCACCGGCAACAAGCGGATTCGTCGCAACATGACCGAAGAAGCCCATGGAGCTTTCGGCAGGGGATCGGTGGGTCCTGTTCAAGGATTGACTGCGCCATGGGGATCACGCGGCCCGGATGGTCATGGACAACGTTGCGGGGAGATGGCCATGACGCCTTCACATGGCGGGACGGGGAGGTGTTTTGAGGCAAAGGGCATAGAAAGGTTCGTGGTGAAAATGAGCCCGGGTTTGTCCCTGCTTGCTTTAATGCACGTTTGGCCTGAAAAAGTAAAAAACTTCGGTTAGGATGATACACGGTTCCTGAAACGGTTAGGAGAGGATGACATGGTGGAAAAGGTCATAATTATGGGGGCCGCCGGGCGGGATTTTCACAATTTTAACATTTACTTTCGCGGCAATCCTCGGTACCGCGTCGTGGCTTTTACCGCGGCGCAAATTCCGGACATCGAAGGACGCCATTACCCCCCGGAACTGGCAGGACCCGAATACCCTGCGGGCATCCCCATTTATGCCGAGGAAGACTTGGCGGCGCTCATTCGCGAGCATCGCATCGATCTGGTGGCCTTTTCCTACAGCGACGTGCCCCACGTGGAGGTCATGCACAAGGCGTCGCTGGTTATGGCCGAAGGGGCCGATTTCATCCTGATCGGCGCCACCTACACGATGCTGCGCTCCACCAAGCCCGTCATCGCCGTGTGCGCCGTGCGCACCGGGTGCGGTAAGTCCCAAACGACCCGCAAGGTGTGCGAAATCCTTCGATCCCGCAATGTGCGCGTGGTGGCCGTGCGCCATCCCATGCCCTACGGCGATCTTCGGTCCCAAGTGGTGCAGCGGTTCGCCCGCTACGAGGATTTCGACCGCTTCCGGTGCACCATCGAAGAACGTGAAGAATACGAACCCCTGGTGGAACAGGGCATTACGGTCTACGCCGGGGTGGATTACAAAAAGATTCTCGAAGAAGCGGAAAAGGAAGCGGACGTCATCGTCTGGGACGGAGGAAACAACGACACGCCCTTTTACTTTCCCGACGTCCACATCGTTTTGCTGGACCCACACCGTCCCGGCCATGAACGGCTCTATTACCCCGGGGAGACAAACCTTCGCATGGCGCACATCGCCATCATCAACAAGGTGGACACGGCGTCCGCCGAAGGCATCGAGCTGGTGCGGCAAAACATTCAGGACATCGCCCCCACGGCCGACGTTCTTTTGGCCGAATCGCCCGTGATCGTTTCCGATCCTGAAAATATTCGCAACAAGCGCATCGCCGTGGTGGAAGACGGCCCGACCCTCACCCACGGGGAAATGCCCACCGGAGCCGGCATGATTGCAGCCCGAAAGTATGAAGCCGCCTGCGTTGTGGACCCCAAGCCTTACGCCCGAGGAACTCTTCGAGATACCTACGCCCGTTACCCGCATATCGGACCGGTAGTGCCCGCCATGGGCTACAGCCCACGGCAAATCGCCGATCTTCAAGAAACCCTCAATGCCGTACCCTGCGACCTGGTCCTCTTTGCCACGCCCATTCAGCTCACTCGCGTCGTCTCCCTCAAGCACCCCACCGTGCGCGTGCGCTACGAATACCGCGATCACGGCCGTCCCACTCTGGAAGAGGCCCTCATGCGCCGTCTTCCAAAAATCTTTGGCCGCCATTAAGGCCCAACGAGTTCAAAGAGTCTTGAGACATTCGAAATGCTCTCTTGAGAGCCGCCTTTTGCCATTCCCAAGGACAGGAGAAACCGTGAACCCCGTCTTGACCCCACCTAAACCCGTGCTGCTCGTGGCCCTGGGCGGCAACGCCCTCATTCGCAAAGGGCAAAAGGGAACGATTGACGAACAATTTGCCAATCTTCGCGTGCCCATGCGCCAGATCGCCCAACTCACGGCATCCTTTCGCATCATCATCACCCACGGCAACGGCCCTCAGGTGGGCAACCTCATGCTGCAGCAGGAATGCTGCTCGGACGTGCCCCGCTTGCCCCTGGAAATCCTCGTGGCCCAAACCCAAGGACAAATCGGCTACATGATCGAATCCACCCTGGACAGCGAACTCATGGCCCTGGGCATCGTCACGCAAAAGTGCCTGGTGAGTCTCATCAGTTACGTGGTCGTGGATCCCCAGGACCCTGCCTTTGCCGATCCATCCAAACCCGTGGGTCCTGTATACCCGGAAGAGTTGGTTCCGTCGCTGCCCTTTCCCGTAAAAAAAACGCCTAAAGGCTACCGTCGCGTGGTGGCGTCCCCCAAGCCCTTGACCATTGTGGAACAGAAGGAAATTCGGCACCTCATCGCCATGGACTTTGTGGTCATTTGCTGCGGCGGAGGGGGCATTCCCGTGATACGTGAGGGGCGAGGCTTTTGCGGCGTGGACGCCGTCATTGACAAGGACCTGGCCAGCGCCAAGCTGGCCCGCCAGGTGGGGGTGGACATCTTTTGCATCGCGACCGATGTGCCAGGCGTGAATCTGGATTACGGCACACCTGGGCAACGCTTGCTGACGCGCCTTTCTGTGGACGACGCCCAACAGTTCCTCGCCCAGGGACAGTTTCCTCCAGGATCCATGGGTCCAAAGGTGGAAGCCGCCATCGAATTCGTTCGCGCCACAGGAAAACGGGCCGCCATCGGTCCCATCGAAGACATCGCGGGAACGGTTGCCGGCACTCAGGGTACGCAGCTAACCCTGTAACCTTGACGCGCACCTTTGTCCTTGCAGGCGCCGCTTGACACCCCCCCGCAGTGCACCTGAACCATCGGCGATCTCAAGACCGGGAATTTGCGGGCCACGCCGAAGCCGCGCACACCGCGAGGTGACCGTGTGCCGGCAAAGACAGCCTTGTGACAGCGGGGCCGACCGCCATACGGGATCGCGCCATGTAACGGAAGATATTCAAACGCTGCAAGCCTCGATGTGACATCGCGCCTTTCGGCAATTTCCCAAGACCCTCGCGGGACATTTCATTTCGGTGAGGTGGCTCGTTCCTCCCGGCGCCTCAGGCCCCTTTCCACCGTCACCACAAAGTCCTGCACGTTGGTCAGAAGCGACCGGGCCGTGAGAGAACCCCGGTTGGCCAGTTTTTGCACGGCGAATTCGGACATGTCCACGGTGTAGAAAAAGACGGGCCGCACCGTGCCGTCCTCCAACACCCGATACGACGGCGCCATGTTCCCCGTGGCGATGGCGTGCAGCTGCGTCGCCAGGGCCACAATGGTGGTCGCCCGCCGCACCACGGCTCTCATGCGGTCTTGCGCCGCGTACACATCGGCCACAACTTCCGGAAGCGGGCCGTCGTCTCGAATGGATCCGGCCAGAATCACCGAAATGCCGCGCTTCCAGGCCGCGTGCATGACGCCGTTCGTCACCAGACCCTGCCGCATGGCGGCTTCGAGGGATCCCACGGCCCGCACACGGTTGATGGCATCCAAATGATGATAATGACCCAAAGGCACCAGGCGCTTGGCATAGATTTCTTGCC
Proteins encoded in this region:
- a CDS encoding cyclic 2,3-diphosphoglycerate synthase; this encodes MVEKVIIMGAAGRDFHNFNIYFRGNPRYRVVAFTAAQIPDIEGRHYPPELAGPEYPAGIPIYAEEDLAALIREHRIDLVAFSYSDVPHVEVMHKASLVMAEGADFILIGATYTMLRSTKPVIAVCAVRTGCGKSQTTRKVCEILRSRNVRVVAVRHPMPYGDLRSQVVQRFARYEDFDRFRCTIEEREEYEPLVEQGITVYAGVDYKKILEEAEKEADVIVWDGGNNDTPFYFPDVHIVLLDPHRPGHERLYYPGETNLRMAHIAIINKVDTASAEGIELVRQNIQDIAPTADVLLAESPVIVSDPENIRNKRIAVVEDGPTLTHGEMPTGAGMIAARKYEAACVVDPKPYARGTLRDTYARYPHIGPVVPAMGYSPRQIADLQETLNAVPCDLVLFATPIQLTRVVSLKHPTVRVRYEYRDHGRPTLEEALMRRLPKIFGRH
- a CDS encoding AAA domain-containing protein, with the protein product MLDLANTEAKSVALLEFLRETATLRRKRVTAYGNGDKLLWLADLPRDLPQSWKDACRSAFIADKPEDVPELWLQVQKKPKPAFPSLPIVLRDWVPQKFQNSPEDYLDRSSENLLDCLNPQITVLDEKGSLDPNAPAEDRRRLTEKVPEVRRLEDHPEVQDAWLEYLLKEWQPWAEEMRRWREVQRIYEDIDFMRRRIEEAEERYELLLSVGLLQWRDSTGSTVKRHLLTAPAEISLDAAQGVLTVGPAASFEKFRIELDMLELQDRPRLDGTDLENRLKELDVRAWDKASIAQILRIIANKKSADAEVIDDAWEPLERADDTFRIIYAPAFVLRERRPTAYEELISRFLKNFQGKSVPSTTAPWKRFVGEGGRSSDLADREPDANFGFDDADARLYFPLPTNDEQRRIAERLRTKPYVLVKGPPGTGKSHTIANLICHLLATGERVLVTAHAPKALTVLWDLLPEEIRYLCVPAFGSSRDQHRLLENNVRDILARKNEWKGEEWAQRQIERLERELGQLEGESAKVDRQLREFLEAETHLHTLPGDYSGTAAQIARRLEKEAETYGWFPQLVDGHSRCPLQAEEIALLADVHVTLTEERLNELRLDIGTFSLPDPRDFEKAIEKLNAAESEAKSKRVGLAEEQLGAFQQFSEANLEACRRFLNQLEEQATRASYTLGNLTSEILKDLLVGQDARWDRLGREAANLVKEMLVARDRAGTGKIDIPSHIDNGKLLADTRRRLEHFRNGGWRGWGVLAPRVVRNTRYIEELCRVSGEAPREDKSLEMLLAFLELRDLVQRFYAVWPTASDPGPDDPRRAAGEVSDLVKALCQLLELFRTCDRAALDVVPIEKRVTLLERGKRATWRRLIEAEQALRQAHQARAPLEAWLSAIRGLSQSCAHPCMAELTHAIENRDPARWSAAWKTREALKTEKKRFRDYQQLLDNLRETCPELVDLIQANQGQPEWKNRLHQLGQAWAWAAARAWLGKVTDPEHYKDLAEKRQRLQGKIEKKIEELAALKAWRAFFVRLDEQTRQNLTSWTRAVARIGKGTGKYAYRHRTSARQYLRACIPGIPAWIMPLHKLWETTDSIPGVFDTVIVDEASQAGIEALALLLLAKRIIVVGDDKQNSPEAVGVSEEDIARLARDHLREFQFRDEFRPDTSLYDHAERAFGNVISLREHFRCVPEIIRFSNDLCYTDAPLIPLRQPPPKRLPPLEALFVPQGACEGSGQRIINRAEGEAIVEKILECLDSEAYEGKTMGVIVLQGHAQAELIEKKLAEVLEPKVRKERKLRCGVPATFQGDQRDVIFLSLVVAPNYRFRALTGLPDQRRFNVAMSRARDEVFLFHSVQQHDLSREDLRWRLLNFFYSSRDQQALEVLYEELDRLEREAKRSHRQPLEPPDPYDSWFEVDVALELSRRKYQLRPQVEVAGYRIDLVLEGLDRRLAVECDGEAWHGPERFDHDMARQRQLERAGWTFVRIRESEFYADRDSAVRRIVEACEELGIRPLGEEEREINQESNATVLVKETLSLADEEEKAQAEGRDTDEDVRNKIKQNLTSKPLVEHSKQFGFPDPRQASDTDVRASLRQIIEKEGPLTKRLLIRLYVEGCPSLHRAGKNVKSHLNRILYSMQKEGEIVVEHELGDRSLDSQVLRLAGAPKVRERPAGQRDLLEIPPSELFLVLDRIQTSLTDPAPDDEALARALLRHYGFTRLTEGRRKHLTRILESHRRRHQKLKTGVTADDGKAV
- a CDS encoding carbamate kinase, producing the protein MNPVLTPPKPVLLVALGGNALIRKGQKGTIDEQFANLRVPMRQIAQLTASFRIIITHGNGPQVGNLMLQQECCSDVPRLPLEILVAQTQGQIGYMIESTLDSELMALGIVTQKCLVSLISYVVVDPQDPAFADPSKPVGPVYPEELVPSLPFPVKKTPKGYRRVVASPKPLTIVEQKEIRHLIAMDFVVICCGGGGIPVIREGRGFCGVDAVIDKDLASAKLARQVGVDIFCIATDVPGVNLDYGTPGQRLLTRLSVDDAQQFLAQGQFPPGSMGPKVEAAIEFVRATGKRAAIGPIEDIAGTVAGTQGTQLTL